A region of Sphingomonas sp. DNA encodes the following proteins:
- a CDS encoding DGQHR domain-containing protein codes for MDQFCGGAMLGEILTEIAAKRAEHAKRNKAYDEETFEKALQATREAQGWTVQRENKTSLRMRHPKRFDEVLENRFWNVLYRLGYAELNAGRHFTVIVGKGEGGTTKQVDVFGKDDETIVIAECKACQFPTKRSLLKDLNELAGLMKPIADAVRSHYGSEFKPKFIWCFVTDNVRWSTEDLKRAKEHNIKVIRELELLYFEEFSKKIGPAARFQFHAEYLEDQKVPALSGRKVPAVKTKLGGTTAYMFSALAKDILRIAFVNHRDLRDPSGAPSYQRIVSPRRLKQIGAFLDGKGFFPNTILLNFHRSPGFEQKARDETSGIAFGHLLLPDRYKSCWVIDGQHRLYGTAFASEEYKAPLFFVAFDKVTPAAEANIFVEINAKQATVPPTLLSALDGEVKWDSEDPKERLAAIASRAVDLMNTRGNGPLEGKVVSPGITAGTSQPLNLRSIQERIGLSELLGSVHPKTGEILPGPCWMGSSEDSLLRLVALLNLHFEYIREANPERWEAGRLGSLCTNLGVGSQIRLLSELIRYVAYRDDLHPSSIEVEQLYGLIHPLMARMFDYIKATDDEEFKTRLTVIFGSSGYHQYFFRLFELIEPDVPDLKPDGFEEYQRVTSEEITEQADRQVKWIQAVVPSYIKDELRHKFGDDYFDVVVPKEVQKACQTKRIDDDSEEKLPVEEYLDWIQFARLAGMKELRDEVKTALSIRLPSDGSGKHFYASWFDAVNKIRRVAAHPSGRAYKPADIEILAIVVDHLRSNLPPAYADGGF; via the coding sequence TTGGATCAGTTCTGCGGGGGCGCAATGCTGGGAGAAATTCTAACCGAGATCGCAGCCAAGCGAGCCGAGCACGCCAAACGCAACAAGGCTTACGACGAGGAAACTTTCGAGAAGGCTTTGCAGGCCACACGGGAAGCCCAAGGCTGGACCGTGCAACGTGAGAACAAGACCAGCCTGAGGATGCGGCATCCTAAGCGTTTCGACGAAGTTCTCGAGAATCGATTCTGGAATGTCCTATATCGGTTGGGATATGCGGAGCTTAACGCGGGACGCCACTTCACAGTCATCGTGGGCAAGGGCGAGGGAGGTACAACAAAGCAAGTCGATGTCTTTGGAAAGGATGACGAAACCATCGTCATAGCCGAGTGCAAGGCGTGCCAATTCCCCACTAAGCGATCCCTCCTCAAGGACCTTAATGAGCTTGCCGGACTAATGAAACCGATCGCTGATGCGGTAAGGTCGCATTATGGAAGTGAGTTCAAGCCAAAATTCATATGGTGCTTTGTAACAGACAATGTGCGATGGTCGACAGAGGACTTAAAGCGGGCCAAGGAGCATAATATCAAGGTCATTAGAGAGCTTGAGCTTCTCTATTTTGAAGAATTCTCGAAAAAAATTGGCCCTGCGGCTCGATTTCAGTTTCATGCAGAGTACCTTGAGGATCAGAAAGTTCCGGCTCTTAGCGGTCGAAAAGTTCCTGCTGTTAAGACGAAGCTGGGCGGTACGACAGCGTATATGTTTTCTGCTTTAGCCAAAGATATTCTGCGTATCGCTTTTGTAAACCATCGTGACCTACGCGACCCTTCTGGGGCACCTTCTTATCAAAGAATAGTATCGCCACGGCGTCTAAAGCAGATTGGCGCTTTCCTCGACGGCAAGGGCTTTTTCCCGAATACAATTCTGCTTAACTTTCATCGATCTCCCGGCTTTGAGCAAAAAGCTCGTGATGAGACATCGGGCATCGCATTTGGACACCTTTTGCTGCCTGACAGATACAAGAGCTGTTGGGTGATTGATGGCCAGCATAGGCTGTATGGAACGGCTTTTGCGTCGGAGGAATATAAGGCTCCGTTGTTCTTTGTGGCCTTTGATAAGGTGACTCCCGCTGCCGAGGCCAATATCTTCGTTGAGATAAATGCGAAGCAGGCGACCGTTCCACCAACACTGCTTTCTGCGCTGGACGGCGAGGTCAAGTGGGATTCTGAAGACCCGAAGGAGCGGCTTGCGGCCATCGCCTCGCGGGCAGTGGACTTGATGAACACTCGTGGCAACGGCCCGCTGGAGGGGAAGGTCGTTTCGCCAGGTATCACCGCTGGCACAAGTCAGCCTCTCAATTTACGAAGCATTCAGGAGAGAATCGGTCTATCCGAGCTCCTGGGATCGGTTCACCCTAAGACTGGAGAGATCCTGCCCGGTCCGTGCTGGATGGGCTCATCGGAAGATAGCTTATTGCGCCTCGTGGCTCTCCTCAATCTTCATTTTGAGTATATTCGCGAGGCCAATCCGGAGCGATGGGAGGCCGGCCGCCTTGGCTCACTGTGCACTAATCTTGGAGTGGGAAGCCAGATACGGCTTCTAAGTGAGCTTATAAGGTATGTCGCATATCGTGACGACCTGCATCCTTCGTCTATCGAAGTAGAACAGTTGTACGGACTCATTCATCCACTTATGGCAAGAATGTTCGATTACATCAAGGCAACAGATGATGAGGAGTTTAAAACTCGTCTCACAGTTATTTTTGGTAGCAGCGGGTATCATCAATATTTCTTTCGCCTGTTCGAGCTGATTGAGCCAGATGTGCCTGACCTGAAACCTGATGGCTTTGAAGAATATCAGAGAGTCACTTCGGAGGAAATTACTGAACAAGCAGACCGACAGGTAAAGTGGATTCAAGCAGTTGTTCCGTCATATATAAAAGACGAACTACGACATAAGTTTGGAGACGACTACTTTGACGTCGTGGTTCCAAAGGAAGTGCAGAAAGCTTGTCAGACCAAAAGAATTGACGACGATTCTGAAGAGAAGCTTCCTGTTGAAGAGTATCTTGATTGGATTCAGTTCGCTAGGCTTGCTGGAATGAAGGAGCTCCGTGACGAGGTTAAAACGGCACTGAGCATTCGGTTGCCTTCAGATGGTTCGGGAAAGCATTTCTACGCGAGTTGGTTTGACGCTGTTAACAAGATCAGGCGGGTGGCTGCTCATCCAAGTGGACGCGCATACAAGCCGGCTGATATCGAGATATTAGCTATCGTTGTTGATCACCTCCGAAGCAATTTGCCTCCGGCCTATGCCGACGGAGGCTTTTGA
- a CDS encoding Dam family site-specific DNA-(adenine-N6)-methyltransferase, translating into MRPFLRWAGGKRWLASTGSVRFPKARRYVEPFLGGGAIFFSQDASGAVLSDLNPYLINAYRWMRDDPSHLCEALQKHFDLHDSDYYYSVRGQLGFVSLDDAAAMIYLNRACFNGLFRVNLAGKFNVPIGTKLYELRDRQEFTAWSEKLKTAEIIVEDFETVIDRCEDGDFVFLDPPYTVKHNGNGFIEYNEKIFSWDDQVRLAACLSRASDRGVEFLLTNGDHDNVRALYSDRYTLVSQERGSEMAGKAAHRGQTTELLVASSHDLVFNGQLL; encoded by the coding sequence ATGCGTCCATTCCTTAGATGGGCGGGAGGCAAGCGTTGGCTTGCCAGCACCGGCTCAGTCCGCTTTCCCAAGGCCAGGCGCTACGTAGAGCCTTTCTTGGGCGGAGGAGCGATTTTCTTCTCACAGGATGCCTCAGGTGCCGTGCTGTCTGATCTCAACCCATACCTAATCAACGCCTATCGCTGGATGAGAGACGACCCATCTCACCTATGTGAGGCGCTTCAAAAGCACTTTGATCTTCACGACAGCGATTATTACTATTCAGTCCGCGGCCAGCTCGGCTTCGTATCATTAGACGATGCTGCTGCCATGATCTACCTCAACCGTGCCTGTTTCAACGGCCTGTTCCGCGTGAATTTAGCCGGGAAATTTAACGTGCCGATAGGTACGAAGCTCTACGAGCTTCGAGATCGACAGGAGTTTACGGCTTGGTCTGAGAAACTTAAGACGGCAGAGATTATAGTAGAAGATTTTGAGACAGTGATTGACCGATGTGAAGATGGGGATTTTGTATTTTTGGACCCTCCATATACTGTAAAACACAACGGCAATGGCTTCATCGAATATAACGAGAAGATATTTAGTTGGGATGATCAAGTACGATTAGCAGCGTGCTTATCGAGGGCGTCGGATCGGGGCGTAGAATTTTTGCTTACGAATGGGGATCACGATAATGTCCGTGCCCTGTATTCCGACCGCTACACTTTGGTTTCACAGGAACGCGGAAGCGAGATGGCCGGCAAGGCAGCCCATCGAGGACAGACGACCGAGCTACTAGTTGCCTCGTCGCACGACTTGGTTTTCAATGGGCAGTTGCTGTAG
- a CDS encoding M1 family metallopeptidase, whose product MRRLILAALTLALAACTVPDGNGQNIAAESARTVAPVLSGPDAVDGSTYARPEVARVTHVALDLDADFEGQRMRGTATLDIQAADGAREIVLDAKGLEIESVTDGDGRALEYALGANDPEKGQPLTIRFGESGAPARIAIRYASAPDAEALQWLTPEQTAGGRHPYLFSQGQAILNRTWIPTQDSPGIRQTWEARITAPEPLKVVMSGERLTPEGEPAGEGWRAYRFRMNNPVAPYLIAIAAGDIAFRELGPRTGVWTEPEMLDRAAAELADTEAMVEAAERLYGPYRWGRYDVIVLPPSFPYGGMENPTLTFLTPTFIAGDKSLVGLVAHELAHSWSGNLVTNATWPDGWLNEGFTSYFENRIMEAIYGRARAEQEAALSFAEIEKALAELGNDAPGTRLRGDGGPDDGSSGIVYDKGAFFLRTIERIVGRDRFDAYLTSYFERHAFQPMTTARFLADIREHLVRGDAGLEARLQLDRWAYQPGLPDNVARPDPAAFAGVDEALAAYGRSGASADVPYRGWTTAERLRFLNGLPRTMPADRLAALDRAFGLTASTNAETLFAWFQLALANRYQPAVPAVERFLAEQGRRKFVLPLFETLYRDAAWGRPIALRLYDRTRASYHSVTQGSVDRALGRQG is encoded by the coding sequence ATGCGCCGCCTGATTCTCGCCGCCCTCACGCTCGCCCTCGCCGCCTGCACGGTGCCGGACGGGAACGGGCAGAATATCGCGGCGGAAAGCGCGCGGACGGTGGCCCCGGTGCTGAGCGGGCCGGACGCGGTGGATGGCTCGACCTACGCCCGGCCGGAAGTGGCGCGGGTGACGCATGTGGCGCTCGATCTCGACGCGGATTTCGAAGGGCAGCGGATGCGCGGGACGGCGACGCTGGACATCCAGGCCGCGGACGGCGCGCGCGAGATCGTCCTCGACGCCAAGGGGCTGGAGATCGAGAGCGTCACCGACGGGGACGGCCGGGCGCTCGAATATGCGCTGGGCGCGAACGATCCGGAGAAGGGCCAGCCGCTGACCATCCGGTTCGGCGAAAGCGGGGCGCCGGCGCGGATCGCGATCCGCTATGCCAGCGCGCCGGATGCCGAGGCGCTGCAATGGCTGACGCCGGAGCAGACGGCGGGCGGGCGGCATCCCTATCTGTTCAGCCAGGGCCAGGCGATCCTCAACCGGACCTGGATCCCGACCCAGGACAGCCCCGGCATCCGCCAGACCTGGGAAGCGCGGATCACCGCGCCGGAGCCGCTCAAGGTCGTCATGTCCGGCGAGCGGCTGACGCCCGAGGGCGAGCCCGCCGGAGAGGGATGGCGGGCCTATCGCTTCCGGATGAACAATCCGGTCGCGCCCTATCTGATCGCGATCGCGGCGGGCGACATCGCCTTCCGGGAGCTGGGGCCGCGCACGGGCGTCTGGACCGAGCCGGAGATGCTCGACCGCGCCGCGGCGGAGCTGGCCGACACCGAGGCGATGGTCGAGGCGGCGGAGCGGCTCTACGGGCCCTATCGCTGGGGCCGTTACGACGTGATCGTGCTGCCGCCGAGCTTCCCTTATGGCGGGATGGAGAATCCGACGCTCACCTTCCTGACGCCGACCTTCATCGCCGGCGACAAGAGCCTGGTGGGCCTCGTCGCGCACGAGCTGGCGCATTCGTGGTCGGGCAATCTCGTCACCAACGCGACCTGGCCGGACGGCTGGCTGAACGAGGGTTTCACCTCCTATTTCGAGAACCGGATCATGGAGGCGATCTACGGGCGCGCGCGGGCCGAGCAGGAGGCGGCGCTTTCGTTCGCCGAGATCGAGAAGGCGCTGGCGGAGCTGGGCAACGACGCGCCGGGCACGCGGCTGCGCGGCGACGGCGGGCCGGACGACGGATCGAGCGGGATCGTCTACGACAAGGGCGCCTTCTTCCTGCGCACGATCGAGCGGATCGTCGGGCGCGATCGGTTCGACGCCTATCTCACCTCCTATTTCGAGCGGCATGCGTTCCAGCCGATGACGACGGCGCGTTTCCTGGCCGACATCCGGGAGCATCTGGTACGCGGCGATGCGGGGCTGGAGGCGCGGCTGCAGCTCGATCGCTGGGCCTATCAGCCGGGCCTGCCCGACAATGTCGCGCGGCCCGATCCGGCGGCCTTCGCGGGCGTGGACGAAGCGCTCGCCGCCTATGGCCGCAGCGGCGCGTCGGCGGACGTGCCCTATCGCGGCTGGACCACGGCGGAGCGGCTCAGGTTCCTGAACGGATTGCCGCGCACGATGCCGGCGGACCGGCTGGCGGCGCTCGACCGGGCCTTCGGCCTGACGGCGAGCACCAACGCCGAGACCCTGTTCGCCTGGTTCCAGCTCGCGCTCGCCAATCGCTACCAGCCGGCCGTGCCGGCGGTGGAGCGATTCCTGGCCGAACAGGGCCGGCGCAAGTTCGTGCTGCCGCTGTTCGAAACGCTGTATCGCGACGCGGCCTGGGGGCGGCCGATCGCGCTGCGCCTCTACGATCGGACCCGCGCCTCCTATCACAGCGTGACGCAGGGATCGGTGGATCGCGCCTTGGGACGGCAAGGCTAG
- a CDS encoding EAL domain-containing protein has product MIHAPVSREDFDQAQAADAGVDSLAFDVATERLRDAHLHNGQVEARGLFAGFFAIAASAAAAITAWAMAGTLRDDLVIGWAALVAFANLLSYRRAMLAASWGGGRNVRLGARWIAVAESAALAALWCALPVYGFATQPPHVQVVIGGAMATMIVAAVALAAIPAAAVAWIATFTAAFSIAHYFGSGSLDLKIALTFVLIAGVAAFGVARLSRWIYGHLKASARTRTQWESVRLLLNEYEHRGVGWLWQVDAENRVAYISARMTALLGRSTSQLVGHSLPASLGGSSALGRTLLARQPFSNLEMELKTRHGTRWISLSGDPIVDMAGQFQGFRGVGQDVTEVRKNQERLTELANKDALTGLPNRGRVRQLLGEALSAANASGSPCAIMFLDLDGFKPVNDTFGHPKGDAVLRSVAERLKHEVGQAGLVGRMGGDEFAVVIREARSRRVVDALARRVIAVIAEPYHVGKAELRIGVSIGCAFGPLDGQSVDDLILKADLALYQAKAKGRGTCCFFDADMQNEADDRLRLERDLKAGIALKQFRLLYQPLINAADQSLVGFEALIRWHHPTRGIVPPNHFIPIAEESGLIIELGEWVVDEACRAMACWPEQISVAINISAKQLVFPALPNTISEALGRHRLPPNRLELEVTESIFLGDSAGALDVLKRLRALGVGIALDDFGTGYSSLGYLNKAVFHKLKIDGSFVRESASDRETVAIIQAIVQLAKSFRMTVTAEGVETADDFTRMRELGCQQIQGYLFGRPMTFEKASELVVGQQQQRRLSA; this is encoded by the coding sequence ATGATTCACGCCCCGGTCTCCCGCGAGGATTTCGACCAGGCCCAGGCCGCGGACGCGGGCGTGGATTCGCTCGCGTTCGACGTGGCGACCGAGCGGCTGCGCGACGCGCACCTGCATAACGGCCAGGTCGAGGCGCGGGGCCTGTTCGCCGGCTTCTTCGCCATCGCCGCGAGCGCGGCGGCGGCGATCACCGCCTGGGCGATGGCGGGCACGTTGCGGGACGATCTGGTGATCGGCTGGGCCGCGCTGGTCGCGTTCGCCAATCTCCTGTCCTACCGGCGGGCGATGTTGGCGGCATCCTGGGGCGGCGGCCGCAATGTGCGGCTGGGCGCGCGCTGGATCGCGGTGGCCGAGTCGGCGGCGCTGGCGGCTTTGTGGTGCGCGCTGCCGGTTTACGGTTTCGCCACGCAACCGCCGCACGTCCAGGTCGTGATCGGCGGCGCGATGGCGACGATGATCGTCGCCGCGGTCGCGCTGGCCGCGATCCCGGCCGCGGCGGTCGCCTGGATCGCCACCTTCACCGCGGCCTTCTCGATCGCCCATTATTTCGGCAGCGGTTCGCTCGATCTCAAGATCGCGCTGACCTTCGTGCTGATCGCCGGCGTCGCCGCGTTCGGCGTGGCGCGGCTGAGCCGCTGGATCTACGGCCATCTCAAGGCCAGCGCGCGCACCCGCACCCAGTGGGAATCGGTGCGCCTGCTGCTCAACGAATATGAGCATCGCGGCGTCGGCTGGCTGTGGCAGGTCGATGCCGAGAACCGCGTCGCCTATATCTCCGCGCGGATGACCGCGCTGCTCGGGCGCTCGACCAGCCAGCTCGTCGGCCATTCGCTGCCCGCCTCGCTGGGCGGCAGCAGCGCGCTGGGTCGTACCCTGCTCGCCCGCCAGCCCTTCTCGAATCTCGAAATGGAGCTGAAGACCCGGCACGGCACGCGCTGGATCAGCCTGTCCGGCGACCCGATCGTGGACATGGCCGGCCAGTTCCAGGGCTTTCGCGGCGTCGGCCAGGACGTGACCGAAGTGCGCAAGAACCAGGAACGGCTGACCGAGCTCGCCAACAAGGACGCGCTGACCGGCCTGCCCAATCGCGGTCGCGTGCGCCAGTTGCTGGGCGAAGCGCTGTCGGCGGCGAACGCCAGCGGATCGCCCTGCGCGATCATGTTCCTCGACCTCGACGGCTTCAAGCCGGTCAACGACACGTTCGGCCATCCCAAGGGCGATGCCGTGCTGAGAAGCGTGGCGGAGCGGCTGAAGCACGAGGTCGGCCAGGCAGGTCTGGTCGGCCGGATGGGCGGCGACGAATTCGCCGTGGTGATCCGCGAGGCACGCAGCCGCCGGGTGGTCGACGCGCTGGCCCGGCGCGTGATCGCGGTCATCGCCGAGCCCTATCATGTCGGCAAGGCGGAGCTCAGGATCGGCGTGTCGATCGGCTGCGCCTTCGGCCCGCTCGACGGGCAGAGCGTCGACGATCTGATCCTGAAGGCCGATCTCGCGCTGTATCAGGCGAAGGCGAAGGGACGCGGCACCTGCTGCTTCTTCGACGCGGACATGCAGAACGAGGCGGACGACCGGCTCCGGCTGGAGCGCGATCTCAAGGCCGGCATCGCGCTCAAGCAATTCCGGCTCCTCTACCAGCCGCTGATCAACGCCGCCGACCAAAGCCTGGTCGGCTTCGAGGCGCTGATCCGCTGGCATCATCCGACGCGCGGCATCGTCCCGCCCAACCATTTCATCCCGATCGCCGAGGAATCGGGACTGATCATCGAGCTGGGCGAATGGGTGGTGGACGAGGCCTGCCGGGCGATGGCCTGCTGGCCGGAGCAGATCAGCGTCGCGATCAACATTTCCGCCAAGCAGCTCGTCTTCCCCGCTTTGCCCAACACGATCAGCGAGGCGCTGGGCCGCCACCGGCTGCCGCCGAACCGGCTGGAGCTGGAAGTGACCGAATCGATCTTCCTGGGCGACAGCGCCGGCGCGCTCGACGTGCTGAAGCGGCTGCGCGCGCTCGGCGTCGGCATCGCGCTCGACGATTTCGGCACCGGCTATTCGTCTTTGGGCTATCTGAACAAGGCGGTGTTCCACAAGCTCAAGATCGACGGCAGCTTCGTGCGCGAATCCGCCAGCGACCGTGAGACGGTCGCGATCATCCAGGCGATCGTCCAGCTCGCCAAGAGCTTCCGCATGACCGTGACCGCCGAGGGCGTCGAGACGGCCGACGATTTCACCCGGATGCGCGAGCTCGGCTGCCAGCAGATCCAGGGCTATCTGTTCGGCCGCCCGATGACTTTCGAGAAGGCGAGCGAGCTCGTCGTCGGACAGCAGCAGCAGCGCCGGCTCAGCGCCTGA
- a CDS encoding TetR/AcrR family transcriptional regulator: MVQKNPASPRGRPRSFDTDQVLDRVRDTFWKYGYAGTSMDQLAAATGLHKPSLYGAFGDKRKLYLAALDNYLADIRAEFAEAFAMPDLTESLRAMTEWSIDKFMGKDELGSGCFMMHTAMPEASEDPEISRTVREAMDSLDRALVRRFEKAIEAGQISPDADPHALAMVMVANHYEISGRARAGYSREELRALANRALDLVAALSR, from the coding sequence ATGGTACAAAAAAATCCGGCATCGCCCCGCGGCCGCCCGCGCAGCTTCGACACCGACCAGGTGCTGGACCGGGTGCGCGATACCTTCTGGAAATACGGCTATGCCGGCACCTCGATGGATCAGCTCGCCGCCGCCACGGGCCTGCACAAGCCCAGCCTCTACGGCGCGTTCGGAGACAAGCGGAAACTCTATCTGGCGGCGCTCGACAATTATCTCGCCGACATCCGCGCCGAATTCGCCGAGGCCTTCGCCATGCCCGATCTGACCGAATCGCTGCGGGCGATGACGGAATGGTCGATCGACAAGTTCATGGGCAAGGACGAGCTGGGTTCCGGCTGCTTCATGATGCACACCGCCATGCCCGAAGCGTCCGAGGATCCGGAAATCTCGCGCACCGTGCGCGAAGCGATGGACTCGCTCGACCGCGCCCTGGTCCGCCGTTTCGAGAAGGCGATCGAGGCGGGCCAGATTTCCCCCGACGCCGATCCGCACGCGCTCGCGATGGTGATGGTCGCCAATCATTACGAGATTTCGGGCCGCGCCCGGGCGGGCTATTCCCGCGAGGAATTGCGCGCGCTGGCAAACAGGGCGCTCGACCTGGTGGCCGCGCTGAGCCGCTGA